One genomic window of Ziziphus jujuba cultivar Dongzao chromosome 4, ASM3175591v1 includes the following:
- the LOC107415613 gene encoding zinc-finger homeodomain protein 9, with amino-acid sequence MDITPTVTTTTNNTASTKSPEADSETPTRIQPAKPLAFSNGILKRHNPHHHHHHHLPNTPVVVTYKECQKNHAASLGGHALDGCGEFMPSPTATQTDPTSLKCAACGCHRNFHRREPEEPLPPPANTTHVIEYQPHHRHHPPPPPPPHAGNRSPNSSSPPPISSSYYPSAPHMLLALSTGLSGPQHQDNAGGGGIGVTNTGMVTPGSGGRQSTRKRFRTKFSQDQKERMHQFAERVGWKMQKRDEEIVQEFCNEIGVEKGTLKVWMHNNKNTFGKKDVNGTGSTGRNVVEQIHNNGSNNDKNENTNNNSENNDDDDDNNNNSQSPNHNYQDDHGVAHVATNGSSSSS; translated from the coding sequence ATGGACATAACCCCCACcgtcaccaccaccaccaacaacACAGCTAGTACAAAATCCCCAGAAGCTGACAGTGAAACGCCGACCCGGATCCAACCCGCGAAGCCTTTGGCTTTCAGCAACGGAATACTGAAGCGCCATAACcctcatcaccaccaccaccaccatttgCCCAACACTCCGGTGGTCGTCACCTACAAAGAATGCCAGAAAAACCATGCGGCGAGCTTGGGAGGTCATGCTCTCGATGGCTGCGGCGAGTTCATGCCTTCCCCGACCGCCACCCAGACTGACCCGACCTCTCTTAAATGCGCCGCTTGCGGATGCCACCGGAATTTCCACCGCCGCGAACCCGAAGAGCCTCTTCCTCCGCCGGCCAACACCACACATGTTATAGAATACCAGCCCCACCACCGGCATcatcctccaccaccaccaccgcctcATGCTGGAAATCGAAGCCCCAATTCTTCGTCTCCGCCGCCGATCTCTTCGTCCTATTATCCCTCCGCGCCCCATATGCTTCTCGCGCTCTCTACCGGGTTATCGGGTCCGCAGCACCAAGATAACGCCGGTGGTGGGGGTATCGGTGTTACCAACACCGGGATGGTAACGCCCGGCAGTGGTGGTAGGCAGAGCACTCGGAAGCGGTTCAGGACTAAGTTTAGTCAGGATCAGAAGGAGAGGATGCATCAGTTCGCGGAGAGAGTTGGGTGGAAGATGCAGAAGAGAGACGAGGAGATTGTGCAGGAGTTTTGCAATGAAATTGGGGTGGAGAAAGGGACTCTCAAGGTGTGGATGCACAACAACAAGAACACTTTTGGGAAGAAAGATGTTAATGGTACTGGTAGTACTGGCAGAAATGTTGTTGAGCAAATCCACAACAATGGTAGCAACAACGACAAAAACGAAAATACCAACAACAACAGTGAAAACAACGATGACGACgatgacaacaacaacaattcccAGAGTCCAAACCACAACTACCAGGATGATCATGGTGTAGCGCATGTAGCTACTaatggttcttcttcttcttcttaa